A genomic region of Streptomyces sp. R33 contains the following coding sequences:
- a CDS encoding PucR family transcriptional regulator ligand-binding domain-containing protein — MRLRALLETEALGLRLLGGEDELDRTVRGVMTTDLRDPSRYLTGGELVLTGLAWRRNSADSEPFVRILASAGVAGLAAGEAELGDIPDDLVSACRRNRLPLFAVNEDVAFATITEYVVRQVSGERAGDLAAVVDRHRRLMTSGPAGGGPDVVLDLLTTDLDLRAWVLSPTGRQIAGAGEPLAPGVCATLAGEHLAAVRTGRRGPHRISIQGITYSLFPIRGAGRGPGGPGARDVRESVLSDWLLAVEADAGDWPAERLDLLQGVTQLIAVERDRRDAARTVRRRLAQEVLELVQTGAAPAEIAARLRVAAPVLLPGLGTAPHWQVVVARVDWEGGDIPGGPVAQSLLEEILVDPSVSGPEPSDRIAVAHAGDEAIALVPLPALPGEPGEEKGGPDSALHADELLSVVREPLQAGLADDGRLTLGVSAAVHSAEGLRGALEEARHARRVAAARPGRVCAAGHHELASHVLLLPFVPDDVRRAFTARLLDPLRDYDRRHRAELIPTLEAFLDCDGSWTRCATRLHLHVNTLRYRVGRIEQLTSRDLSRLEDKLDFFLALRMS; from the coding sequence ATGCGGCTGCGCGCACTGCTGGAAACCGAGGCGCTGGGGCTGCGGCTGCTGGGCGGCGAGGACGAACTCGACCGGACGGTCCGCGGCGTCATGACGACCGACCTGAGGGATCCCAGCCGATACCTCACGGGGGGCGAACTCGTCCTCACCGGCCTGGCCTGGCGAAGAAATTCAGCCGACTCCGAGCCGTTCGTACGAATCCTGGCGAGCGCGGGCGTCGCGGGCCTCGCGGCCGGCGAGGCGGAGCTCGGGGACATCCCCGATGATCTCGTTTCAGCCTGTCGGCGCAACCGGCTGCCGCTGTTCGCTGTAAACGAAGACGTTGCATTCGCCACGATCACCGAGTACGTGGTCCGGCAGGTCTCCGGGGAGCGCGCGGGCGACCTCGCGGCCGTCGTGGACCGGCACCGCCGCCTGATGACCTCGGGTCCCGCGGGCGGTGGACCCGACGTGGTGCTCGATCTGCTCACCACCGACCTCGATCTGCGCGCCTGGGTGCTGTCCCCCACGGGCCGGCAGATCGCCGGCGCGGGAGAACCCCTGGCACCAGGCGTCTGCGCGACGCTGGCCGGCGAGCACCTGGCGGCGGTCCGCACCGGGCGCAGGGGCCCGCACCGGATCTCCATCCAGGGTATTACCTACTCCCTGTTCCCGATCAGGGGAGCGGGGCGGGGCCCGGGCGGCCCCGGGGCCCGTGACGTGCGCGAGAGCGTGCTCTCGGACTGGCTGCTGGCCGTCGAGGCGGACGCGGGCGACTGGCCCGCGGAGCGGCTCGACCTGCTCCAGGGCGTGACCCAGCTGATCGCCGTCGAGCGGGACCGGCGCGACGCGGCCCGTACGGTGCGCCGCCGCCTCGCCCAGGAGGTGCTGGAGCTCGTCCAGACGGGCGCCGCGCCCGCCGAGATCGCCGCCCGCCTGCGGGTCGCGGCCCCGGTGCTGCTGCCCGGGCTGGGCACCGCCCCGCACTGGCAGGTCGTCGTGGCGCGGGTGGACTGGGAGGGCGGGGACATCCCCGGCGGCCCGGTGGCCCAGTCGCTGCTGGAGGAGATCCTGGTCGACCCGTCCGTCTCGGGGCCCGAGCCCTCGGACCGGATCGCGGTGGCCCATGCGGGTGACGAGGCCATCGCGCTCGTGCCGCTGCCCGCGCTGCCCGGGGAGCCCGGCGAGGAGAAGGGCGGCCCGGACAGCGCCCTGCACGCCGACGAGCTGCTCTCCGTCGTACGGGAGCCCCTCCAGGCGGGCCTCGCCGACGACGGCCGGCTCACCCTCGGCGTCAGCGCGGCCGTGCACTCCGCGGAGGGGCTGCGCGGGGCGCTGGAGGAGGCCCGGCACGCCCGCCGGGTCGCCGCGGCGCGCCCGGGCCGGGTCTGCGCGGCGGGCCACCACGAGCTGGCCTCGCACGTACTGCTGCTGCCGTTCGTCCCGGACGACGTGCGCCGTGCCTTCACGGCGCGCCTGCTGGACCCGCTGCGGGACTACGACCGCCGCCACCGCGCGGAGCTCATTCCGACGCTGGAGGCGTTCTTGGACTGCGACGGCTCGTGGACGCGGTGTGCGACGCGGCTGCACCTGCACGTCAACACGCTGCGCTACCGGGTCGGGCGAATCGAGCAGTTGACGTCGCGTGACCTGTCGCGGCTGGAGGACAAGCTCGACTTCTTCCTGGCACTGCGGATGAGCTGA